From Natronogracilivirga saccharolytica:
CATCTTCCGTATGATGCGCTGAGCCCTTCCATTGATTATGCTTTTGTAAGAGAACCGATGGGAATTGCTGGAATGCATGTTTTAAATTTGAGATTATCTCTGTAACAGAAACTGTAACGGATGCCACAGGCAACTGCGTGAAACAAAGAAATTCTGACTCCCTGAATAAGATGACAAAAAGAATCCTGACGGCGGCATTACTCTTACTGATAACTACTCCGGTACTGCATGCGGGAGGCGGGCAGACTACCGGAATGCAGTTCCTCCTGACAGGCCCTTCAGCCCATAATATGGGAATTTCCGAAGGAAATACGGCTTCTTTGTCCGGGGCATCCTCCATATTCCTGAACCCGTCCATGCTGGCACTGGAAAAACAGAGCAGTGCAACCATTTCATATATGATATGGCCCGCAACGGACACACAGAACAGTTTTGCAGGACTTGCTTACCGCAGGGATAACGACGCCTTCGGTGTCGCATTCATGTCATCGCTGATCGATGATGTTGCGTTCCGGCAAAATCCGACCCAAAACCCTGACGGGACTTTTTCAGTCAGATATTTTTCTGTTGCTACCTCCTATGCCCGCAATATCGGTCCGCTATCTCTGGGATTGACCGGCATGTATCTGCACGAACAGTATTTTCAGCAAGACGCAGGCGGATACGGGCTCAATGCCGGGGTTGGCATGAACATCTTTGACGAGCGCGTCAGGCTTGGTGCATCGCTTAGAAACCTGGGATCCATGGATGAGCTTTCCGAGACGGCTACGGAGCTGCCGACCATGCTGAGTTTTGGCGCGGACATCCGGTTTCTTCAGTTTTCCACGACAGCTGCCGATGATGAAATTCCGCTATTGGTATCATTCATAGGTGATTTCAATCTTCCGTTGAATGAATTCGAGCCTGAAGATGGCTCCATCAGTCCTCAAAAAGACGGTTATTTCAACCTGGGAATGGAGCTCAGGGTTTCAGATTTAATTGATCTGAGGGGCGGGTATCGCACCGGTGAGACAGAACGCCGGTTCAGCCTGGGAGCCGGATTACTGATAAGTGAGTTCTATTTTAATTATGCCTTCATGCCTTATGAAACCGGGTTCGGAACCGCTCACGCCATAAGCCTGCAGTACAACTTCTGATCTTCTCCGTAAGCAGGGCGGCAGAATAGCTAATGGCATAATTGCCTGATTGCCGGCTGATCCCGTCTGGCAGCCTCAGCCCTGAACCGGCTCCTCGTGAATCTCCTTCCAGAAACGGATCAGGGCCATGACGACCCCCTTGAAAATGAAAATGGAAAAAACCAGTATCAGTCCGTATTCCTGAAGCATGATAACAGCAATGAAATAGAATATAAACAGATAAACCCTTCCTCTGTGCTTGCGCAGATGGCCTTTTTTGAACTTGGGGATTTTGTCAAAGGGAACCGTGCTTACCATCAGCAGAGAGAGCAACAGAATAACCGGAATAATGACACTGTTGATTCCGTACTTGAACCCTTCAAACAATGCACCGCTGTCCTGAAAAATGAGAAACAGAGCGACAAGCATCATGGCCATTGCCGGAATCGGCAGCCCCTTGAAATAGTCCGGATCTTCAATACGGGCATCCACGTTAAACCGCGCCAGCCGCATCGATCCGCAGATAACGGGTAACGCAGACACGATGATTCCTATGATCATCAATTCATTGAGAGAATGGCTGTAGAACAGAAATCCCGGAGCCACACCGAAAGAAACCATATCACTCAGAGAATCCAGCTCAATACCAAACTCTGATGTTGCATTGGCAAGCCTTGCCATGAAACCATCCATCATATCAAAGACGGCAGCCAGTACAATCAGCCAGGCACCAAACTCAATCTTGCCCTCATAAATCTGTACGATAGCAACAAAACCGCAGAACAGGTTCATCAGGGTAAAAAAACTCGGAACAACAGCCCTCGGAATGGGTTTGCGGAACTTCTGACGCAAGTGGTCATTTCTCAGTTGCCTGCGCAATTTTCTTTTTTCAGGATTCATCATCTCCCGTATTCCAGGTTTCAGCAATAGTTACAGCGGTGAAACCGCAGTGCGGCTTTCCGGGTCAAAGATCATAAACGGCCCAGGATGGTCTCTCCGCCCCTCGTGCGGTCTCCTTCACTTACCAGGACTTCCATGTCGTCAGGCACAAGTATATCCATCCGGGAGCCAAATTTCATGATGCCGAACCGGTCACCGGCACTGACTTCATCCCCTTCCTTCGTATGAAATACGATGCGGCGGGCTACGAAACCGGTGATCTGGCGATAAAAAATCGGCACGCCGCTCGGATGTCTGATGCCGAATTCGGCACGCTCATTCAGTTCCGAAGCCTTGGGGTGCCAGGCAACCAGATACTTTCCCGGATGATAGGAAACATGTTCGACCTTTCCGGAAACAGGATAGCG
This genomic window contains:
- a CDS encoding PorV/PorQ family protein, with protein sequence MTKRILTAALLLLITTPVLHAGGGQTTGMQFLLTGPSAHNMGISEGNTASLSGASSIFLNPSMLALEKQSSATISYMIWPATDTQNSFAGLAYRRDNDAFGVAFMSSLIDDVAFRQNPTQNPDGTFSVRYFSVATSYARNIGPLSLGLTGMYLHEQYFQQDAGGYGLNAGVGMNIFDERVRLGASLRNLGSMDELSETATELPTMLSFGADIRFLQFSTTAADDEIPLLVSFIGDFNLPLNEFEPEDGSISPQKDGYFNLGMELRVSDLIDLRGGYRTGETERRFSLGAGLLISEFYFNYAFMPYETGFGTAHAISLQYNF
- the pssA gene encoding CDP-diacylglycerol--serine O-phosphatidyltransferase; translated protein: MMNPEKRKLRRQLRNDHLRQKFRKPIPRAVVPSFFTLMNLFCGFVAIVQIYEGKIEFGAWLIVLAAVFDMMDGFMARLANATSEFGIELDSLSDMVSFGVAPGFLFYSHSLNELMIIGIIVSALPVICGSMRLARFNVDARIEDPDYFKGLPIPAMAMMLVALFLIFQDSGALFEGFKYGINSVIIPVILLLSLLMVSTVPFDKIPKFKKGHLRKHRGRVYLFIFYFIAVIMLQEYGLILVFSIFIFKGVVMALIRFWKEIHEEPVQG
- a CDS encoding phosphatidylserine decarboxylase family protein; translation: MRFAKDGVPVIVAVLFLSLIIIAIGWILNNAFSILLYLAGVGLSGFTLFFFRDPERSIPEGDFVLAPADGKVISVDDVREDTYLGRSARQITIFLSLGDVHVNRYPVSGKVEHVSYHPGKYLVAWHPKASELNERAEFGIRHPSGVPIFYRQITGFVARRIVFHTKEGDEVSAGDRFGIMKFGSRMDILVPDDMEVLVSEGDRTRGGETILGRL